A region from the Acidobacteriota bacterium genome encodes:
- a CDS encoding RNA polymerase sigma factor — MLEARAALEILIVKNRVFFSRLARKYLQEPSVAEDCLQDGYRKFLESNRTFADEREAEKFLCRVLINHFIDEIRRRRTQVRSTCAFDAERHDHAAPSAGPEIRVIVRQTAELRQSLAGRISRRLDRLPPFQRELVYLMLLREPPLSLRQVSQLKKIPISTLHSRFRNALDRLRELCRELGEEWKNL, encoded by the coding sequence TTGCTCGAAGCCCGAGCAGCACTGGAAATTCTCATCGTCAAGAACCGGGTGTTCTTCTCCCGCCTGGCCCGGAAATATCTGCAGGAGCCGTCCGTGGCGGAGGATTGCCTCCAGGACGGTTACCGAAAGTTCCTCGAGTCGAACCGCACCTTTGCCGACGAACGGGAGGCGGAGAAATTTCTCTGCCGGGTGCTCATCAACCATTTCATCGATGAAATCCGCCGCCGCCGGACGCAGGTTCGGAGCACGTGCGCGTTTGACGCGGAGCGGCACGATCACGCCGCGCCGAGTGCCGGCCCCGAGATTCGGGTGATCGTCCGCCAGACAGCCGAGCTGCGGCAAAGCCTGGCTGGCCGCATCAGCCGCCGGCTGGATCGCCTGCCGCCGTTCCAGCGTGAGCTCGTGTACCTGATGCTGCTGCGGGAGCCGCCGTTGTCACTCCGGCAGGTGAGCCAGTTGAAAAAAATCCCCATCAGCACCCTCCACAGCCGGTTTCGGAATGCCCTCGATCGTCTCCGGGAACTGTGCCGGGAGCTGGGTGAGGAGTGGAAAAATTTGTGA